AAACAGTAGGTCATGTGGCGTTCCTACTTTGGAAGTTGCCTGGGGCAGCGCATCCATTCACTGCCCTGAGTCCCATGACCTCTGGATTTCTGTGACCCAGAAAAAGGGCTCTATGACCACATGTGTCGAGTGTTATCATGAGTCTTTCCAATAGTTTTCTACgttatctatatataatatgaAAGGCAAATCGGAAGATACTGAGACGGACAAATGCCCCAGTTCAATCCTTGACTGGCTACTACACTGCAGGCAGAGGAATCTCAGCTTTATTACGAGAGAAAGGTCAACACATGACATGAGATCACATGGGATTTCTTCACATGACTCTATACCTTGTGCACTAGTACTTGgtgaaattatatattatgcTATTCTAATAATCTAAATGCcattttaataatcttagaTACGTGAGTGTAATCGAATACAAGAATATGTATCTTCTATATTCTTAGAATATGTATATACTcatctatagatatagtaaGTCCCGCTTCAAACACCTATATAGACAAGTAGCCACCACCAGTGGCTTAGAGTGCAACGAAGAGCATCGGCTTTGCATTCCTCGTTAATTCAGCTTAGACCGAATTGGAGTTATCAGCACAAGACCAAGCTGCCGAGCCACCGGACTTTTTATAGCTGTCGATGATGGAAACAACCGATCCGTATGTGCCCCCAACCATCAAAAAGGTGCCAGACAGAATAACAAAGCCGCTCCAGAAGACCATGAAAATCCACTTGGGCGATTTACTGATCTTGCCCTTACTCCAGTTATCATATAACCACATGCAGCCCATTGGTTGGAAGGACATGAGAGTGCCAAGGAGGGCACCGACCAGGGACACCAGGTCGTTGAACACGGGAATAGCACTGGCAATGATATAGGCGATAATAGCGATTCCCGAAGTGCAACCGAGCCAGGTGGCCCAGTGAATAGTTGTGTTCGCAGTCAGGTGCCTCGAGCCTTGCAGGATGCGGATGAAAAGATACTTGGCTGGTAACTGGGAGCGAAATTAGTAAATCAAAACTCTCACAACCCTTTCCCTTGGTCGTAGCTTACATGGATGACAAGTAGAGTGGTCATCAAGAGACCTGGTAGCGCAAAGCCATAGCTGATTTTCTTTACAGTCGGACCAGCGGAGCCCAAAGCTGGTGAAGCGACGTAAGACCCACAGAAATAGTATACAACACAACCAATGGCGACATAGGTCGCAGTAACCACTGACTGGCAAATAACAAGGGATCGGGTATAATGGCGGGGTTCGCGCATCTCAGAAACGattgagaagaaggcagGAGTACCCGCATAGGCAAAGACGATTGAGGACACGGCAGTGATAGCTTGTGTAAAGCTCGGGCTGGCAATGAGCTTATAGTCTGAGACCCAAACGCCTTCTTGTGGGGCTGCATATGGGCGCTCCTGTAGTCCGACCGCAAtagtgacgatgaagactGTTGGTAATGTTAGAAATTATTCTTGTGAAGTAGCTGAGCGGATTGACTCTTACTCGCTGTAAGAATACCGAACAGCCCTACCCATGCGATCCAGCTGATACGAGCTAGGGTTTGAATGCTAGCAAGCATGAAGCCTACAATCGCCGCTACAGCCACGAAGACGGCCGTGCAAGCGCCATGGGTGGAGACTGCATTAAGGGAGATAGAGACACCAAGCATTCCAGAGCCAGCGACAAACGTCCAATCTAATCAATAATTAGTACGATCGGGGTACTAGATCGTTTAAGGATAAACTCACAAAGGCAGAATGCCCCCCCAAGAAGGACCCGGCCGGGATACCCAAACATAAGTGCTCCCGTGTCATCAATCCCATATACCTCCCGATGGCGCAGCTTAAAGACACCCACAATATAGTCCGACCACGTTGTAATAACAGCAATAGCGCAGAGGACTATGACTCCCGGGATCAGACCGAGGGTGTCGAAGGCTAACGGTATCGAAAGAACTCCTAGACCGATTTGGGTCTTCATCATGAGGGCCGTGGTCCCGAGCCATCCTACCTAGTGGAATGGTTAGTTCACTATAGTATCTCATGTTATTTGAGGATGCGCGAACATTGCGATAATTCGGGCCTTCTTCGGTGATTTCTCCAAAGACAGCATCCTGATCAATGACACCCTGATCCTTATCGATGTACTCGACATGGTAGGGCTCGGGGGGGAAGATGTCgtcttgctttttctccgACATATCTAAGATGCCTGTTTGCAATGGTCAAGGACAATTTAATTTTCGTGTCCAACTGAACAATATAAGGGTGTCCCTTGGATGTATTTATATCACTTGTCTCAAGCCGTCCTTGATCAAGCGTCCAATTACGGCACGAAGTAAATACCACGACAGATTGCGGGAATAACTTGCCACTGGCGCCATCATCCATCCCAGGGACTGCGTGAACTCTAACCCAAAACCCTAAAACATAAACCCTCCGGAACCACCCACGTTAAGTTCTAGTGGTGTACTGACTAATCCAAATAAACCGGCCCTGAAAACATAATCAGGGTGGCTATTTAACAGCATGCAGAGCTCCTTGCAATAATACCGAGTCCAGGAAGTTCGTGGACGAGTATTGGTTATGGACGACGGATGGCATGATCTCTCTTGGCAAAAGCAAGGGGGGCGTTGCCGACAAGAATAGAGATAGACTCTCTAAGTAGTATCGAGTGGCGCAGATCCCCCAGGTTTATCAACCCGCACTACCAGTGAGTGAGTGCGGGGAACCCCGCCAATACGATACGACGTTGCGGTTGACCCGGCCCGGCTTCGGCTAGATGAACGCAGCCATATTAGGAAACAGTTCACGGGAATGGCCTGCCTCATTGGATCTCCAGACATGCTTCTAGTGCTACTCGCCACGGGAAGGTTATTGGAGCCCTGGACAATTTATCCGTTGAGACTAGTAGTACACCGCAGTCGGAAAAGTCTAGCCCCCGACTGTTACTTCCTACTTCCTTCAATCCGTGGTATTCAATCCCTTGCCGGTCCAGAAGCCTGGCGAGTAACCCTTGGGATATCAACCATTTGTCCTCGAAAGGTGTTCTAGATCGACCTTCTTTTGTGACATCCTGCGATTTTTTCAAGTCTCTTGTCTTCAGGGCATTATTCCTGGCCTAGTAACTTTTCGGGCAGGTTTAGGTTTTCTCATGGGCACACTAACAGCCAATGGGCGGCCGGCTAGACCTGGCTAACCCCGCGCCTCCGCCACTGAATATGCAACCCTGATTAAATCAACCGGTAGGGTTGACTTTTCCACGAGGCATTGGGACGGTATTGGCAGGAAGTTACTGGCGAGCTACGGGATGCTTCCCGAGAATTCTTATTGCCTAAAACCAATGTGGAAAAGCATACGACCTCAGAACAAAATGTGGCTCGCATAATATTTATACTCACAAGCCCTTTTTTAGAAGGCAACGCTGGGTAGCTTCaggtttttttcttcttctttataCTAGTACTTTGAGAATTGAACACCACCCTTGTAGGGATAGGTCGTCAGAATTATATGCCTTGGACCCCTTCCCACCAGAGTAGAATATGAATGTGACCGTTTGTCCACCCACTGCGAGTAGCGGAATCGTAATATCTTTGTTAGGGTACGGGTAGTGGCCAGGTTTATCAGAGTCCGTGTGTCACAACATGGGGTAGATCCACTTGTAGCTGAAGCCCAAGGAATGACGTCGGTCAACCTCCAGTCCCTTAGGTCATAGTCAAATCAGTGGTGGATAGGTGGGGCTATACTGAGGTGAATGTTATAGTTGCCTATCTCTAGGTAATTAAGAATGTGGGGGTTTGATATGCGGAGTGAGACGGTGACTCTCCACTTGAGATTGCGGGTCACTTGCCCGTTTACGTATGGAAAATTTGATGCAAATGATAGCATTCTATGCATCACTTTGTTGCTTTTTCAATGTTGTATTCGGACCGTTTccaataaaaaatagtttcttGGTCAATGGTACTCTGAACTCGGTATCGCCGATGCCTAAATCTGTCGATTGCTTGGATCGGTAGATCTTGTGATTTTAGATTGTTTAATTTATGTCCCTGCCGATATCAGTACGTGTAAGCTTATCGCTA
This window of the Aspergillus flavus chromosome 8, complete sequence genome carries:
- a CDS encoding putative amino acid transporter, whose product is MSEKKQDDIFPPEPYHVEYIDKDQGVIDQDAVFGEITEEGPNYRNVGWLGTTALMMKTQIGLGVLSIPLAFDTLGLIPGVIVLCAIAVITTWSDYIVGVFKLRHREVYGIDDTGALMFGYPGRVLLGGAFCLYWTFVAGSGMLGVSISLNAVSTHGACTAVFVAVAAIVGFMLASIQTLARISWIAWVGLFGILTAIFIVTIAVGLQERPYAAPQEGVWVSDYKLIASPSFTQAITAVSSIVFAYAGTPAFFSIVSEMREPRHYTRSLVICQSVVTATYVAIGCVVYYFCGSYVASPALGSAGPTVKKISYGFALPGLLMTTLLVIHLPAKYLFIRILQGSRHLTANTTIHWATWLGCTSGIAIIAYIIASAIPVFNDLVSLVGALLGTLMSFQPMGCMWLYDNWSKGKISKSPKWIFMVFWSGFVILSGTFLMVGGTYGSVVSIIDSYKKSGGSAAWSCADNSNSV